The genomic stretch CCACACTTCCAAGACCCAGGTTCATGGTATCTAAGATGAAGGGTTAACCAGAACATCAGAGAATACCTCTTCGTTGTCCCCCACTGGCCCACTATCAAGCACTGAGTAAAAATAACAGTGGAATACAGCTGGGAGATCTTGAAGAAACAGATTATCTGTAGAGAgcagggaaaatggaaaacacaaaggTAAAAGGGAGCAGAAATGTGGGCACATTTCACTAGTACACACTAGTCCGCACCCTAGCCACAAAATATCAGAGTAATTTGGAGCATGTAGTCACTCAGGATGACCATGGGAAAAATGGACTCAAGTCCAATTGCTCACTAGATTAACCCTCACACTAAAGAGTTAGTATAAAGAACGTCATGTTCATCTCCAAGcaaataaatttatactttagTATTTACTACCCTATACATGTCCAGCTTTCAACAAAAAGTTATAATGTAtacaaaagataaggaaaaatacaTTCTGAAGAGGCAATATAAACACCAGAACCAGATCCAGATTTGAGAGAGATTAAAACTATCAAGcgaggaatttaaaataaaaataatcaataggTTAgacattttattagaaaaagtaaacaataggggcacctgggtggctcagttggttaagcatctgactcttgatttcagctcaggtcatggtctcatgatttagaagattgagccctgtgtcaggctccaatgatgacagcacagatcctgcttgggattctctctctccctttctctgccgcTCTCCTGTTCTCTTgcacacgctctttctctctcaaaataaataaataaacatttaaaaaagtaaacaatatacAAGATCAGACAGTTAATTTCAGTAAAGTGATGGAAACTGTAAGAAAAGATCAAATAAACatgtgagaaataaaaaacactataataaagatgaaaaatgccTTTAACAATTTTGTCAGTAGACTTGACACAGCTGAAGAAAGAATTGGTGAACTTAAAGATAGgtcaatagaaattacccaaagcaaaccacaagaaccaaaaaaaaaagttaagaaaaaaagaagaatggagcATCGAAGAGCTATGACATAATATCAAACTATTTTACACATTATTAGAATCCtagaaggaagagacagaataaacagagcaaatatatatatttgaagaaataacagctgataATTTTCCAAAACTTATGATACATTGAGAAGTTCAGAGAACCCTAAGGAGGcttaatacaaaaacaaaataaaacaaaacaaaccacctaCAAAACCCTAGGCATATTATATTCAAACTGCtataaagatgggaaaaaattttttgaagacaGCTAGAAGGGAAAGACCCAACTTGACAGAGGCCCATGAATAAGAATTACAGCAGACTTCTCATCAGGAAGTATGCAAGCAAGAAGACAGTAGTGTggcatttttaaagtgcttttaaaaaaacctgtCAGCTGAAAAGATatcctttaaatattaaaagaaataaacatattttttagacaagagaaaacagaagaggtgCTTTGCCAGTGGACATACCCTAATAGAAATGCTAATGAAAGCACTTCAGAAAAAGGATTGTGATACAGGTCAGAAACCTGGATCCTCATCAAAACAATGGTAAATATTAGAAATGTGTTAAATGAAGGTAAGTGTATTGGGTTGAATCTTCTCTCCCCAAAGTTCATGTCTACtgagaacctcagaatgtgaccttatttggtaATAGAGTCTtcgaaaatgtaattatttaaattaatataagGTAATACTAGattagggtggaccctaaatcccaagactggtgtccttacaagaaaagggaaggacacacagagatacacataGGGAAGAAAGCCATGTGATGAGAAGCAAAGACTGAAGTGATGcagtcacaagccaaggaacaccaaggatttcCAGAAGACACCAGAAACTATGAAGGAGCAAAAAAGAATTCTCTgttagagccttcagagagagtaTGActctgctaacaccttgatttcagaacTCTAAGTCTCCAGAGCTGTGagtgaattatttttgtttgtttgtttcaaatcaCCAGGTTTGGGATAAGTTGTTATGACAGTCATAGAAAACTAAGAGagtgaaataaaattcacttttatttttaattctcacaattgGCAGTTTAAACCAAAAACTGCAACAATGTAGTGCATGTCCATagcatatgtaaaagtaaaatatgtgaCAATGATAGCAAAAGGAAGCAAGGGAGAAATTGGAAACATAAAGACTTAAAACTACACTGAAGTGGTATATTATATGAGGTAGACTCATATTATTTACAATGCATCTTGTAATTCCTAGGGCAACAACCAGAAAATTTtactaaaagataaaacaataaataaataaaggagataaaaaaagaatcataaaagatGCTCACTTAAGcatacagacagagacagaaaaggagagaacaaaaaACAGTAAGTAGAACAAGTAGAAAACAGCTAGTAAAATGGTAGGTTTTAATACATACATATCaacaataatcactttaaatgtgaatgatcTAAACAGCAGTTAGAAGGGATTGTCAGAttggattatttaaaaaacactatccaactatatattgtataaaataaacccactttattgttttttaaatggagatgattttaaaatttatttctttattttgagagagagagagagagagagagcgagcatgggaaagacagagagacagggagagagaggatcccaagcaggctctgcattgtcagcacggagcccaatgtggggctcaaactcacgaaccatgagatcatgacctgaactgaaaccaagagttggatgcttaactgactgagccacccaggtgccccaagaaacccacttcaaatataaagagataaaagtgttaaaagtaaaaggagacaaaaaaacaTACTATGTAAACACTAATCAAAATacttcactgattttttaaagtagtctctatGCCTAATTAGgccctcaaactcacaaccccaagatcaagagccccaCCTAACCCCACCATCTATATATATATGGCGGCTATGGCAatttcagacaaaacagacttcagaAGAAGGAAGATTATCaagtataaaaaggaatattgcataataataaagaattcaaATCTCTAGGAAGACGTAACAATCTTTAATGGGTACATGCCTAAAAAAGAGCTTCAAacaacataaagcaaaaactgatagatcTGAAGGGATAAATAGGTCAATGCACAATTATAGTTGGGAGACTTCAGCTCTCCTTTCTCATTAACTGAGAGAACAAGCAGGCAGAAAATTAGTAAGGATATAGATGACCTGATCAACTATCAACtaacttaatttaattacatttataaaagaacCCACATGACAAGACCAGAATATATACTCTACTCAAGTGCATATAGAACATTTGCTAAGATAGATCATATTCTTaactctaaaaaatttaaatttaaaataataaatgtcatgTAAAGCATATTGTTTGACTATAGTGGAATAACGTTAACAGTAAGATATCTGGAACAATCCctctaaatgtttatatattaatcAAATATATTCATCAAATTTCAAATAACTCATGGGACAAAGGAGAAAGtcttaaagtaaatgaaaaaatattttgtactgaacaaaaattaaagtacagTATATCCAGTTTTGTGGGATACAACTAAAATATTGTTGAGGGAAACTTAtaccatttaatatttatattagaaaagctTACATCTAAAATCTTAACCTAAGTTTCCAccttaagaaagtagaaaaaagagcATGTTaaacccaaagcaaacaaaaattacaataacaaaattagagaataaatcaatgaaattaaaaataaagaaaatcaatggaaTTAAAAACTGTTTCTTTGAGAAAAACAATCAAATTGATAAACCACGAGTGAGACTGGCCAAGTAAAAAAGATATAAGGcataaatttcaatttcaagaataaaagaggagacatCAATACCGACCCCCTAATAAAAGGATAATTATAGAATATTATGAATGACTCTGTTCATAAACTCAATGAGATGAAATGCATCACTCTCTCGAAAGATACCAAGAAGTGCCAAAACtcacataagaagaaataaataactttaatgtTATGTATgctaaagaaattaaatgtgtAGTTTAAAacctttcagaaaatgaaatccaGGCCCAAAACAGGTTTATGTTTTGAATTTGACCaggaatttaaggaagaaataataccaattctacataTTCTCTCCTAGAAAATTAAAACGGAGAGAaacttccaaataaattttataagacCAGTATTACCCTCATAATTGGTAACAAAACTAGACAGACATTAGAAGAAAACtatagacaaaaaaaagaaagaaaaaaaaagagagaaaactataaaccaatatCATCCCTaatgaacattgatgcaaaaatccacaaacaaatattaacaaattgaatctagcagtatgtatatatatgtaaaggatAATACATCAAAATCAACTAAAGTTGATCCAGGAATGCAAGGctagttcaatattcaaaaagtcaatcaatataatttatcataataacagactaaataagaaaatacattataatcTTGGGGGCcctgtcagttaagtatctgacacttgattttggctcaggtcatgatctttggtttatgagtctgagcccgcatcaggctctgtgctgatggtgtagagcctgcttgggattctctctctctccctgtctctgcccctcccctgctctctctctctctctcaaaataaataaataaacttaaaaaaaagaaaatactggggcgcctgggtggcttggtcggttaagcgtctgacatcggctcaggtcatgatctcacggtccgtgagttcgagccccacgtcgggctctgtgctgacagctcagagcctggagcctgtttcagattctgtgtctccctctctctctgctcctcccctgttcatgctctgtctctctctgtctcaaaaataaataaacgttaaaaaaaaaaaagaaaatacattataatctcaataaaggcagaaaaatcatttgacaaaattcaatttcTATTCATGATAGAAACTGTCAGTAAAGCACAGATAGAGGGACTTTCCCAGCCTGATAAAGGGCACATGATTTGTAATATCTCATATTACTTTTTCCAAGAGCCACAAGCTGAGTGCTATTAATAGAAtacaatgaggaaactaaggaacTGAGATCAGCTAATTTAACTACTGTCTCCATCTAGTAAGCAACTGATGTAGGATGACAATCCACATCTATCTGTCTTAAGAGCCCACTCTTTCTGCTATAACATCTCACTTCccagtttgaaaaagaaatggaaattgcAATCTGCAGCAATGGCCTGAAGATTAGAATGGACAATGTAATAGAAAATTGGTACTTGCATTAATTCTCTTttcagaaaatacataaaatttggcTGAGGATAAACTTTGGATTACTAAAGTCTACCTTTATGAGGAAATTATGTTAGTATATATGACCAGTTAAAATGTCATATCTTATAAatcctaaaatataaatgttcttactgagaaaaatgagatcaatttatagaaaacaaaccaataaaattttattctgaagaaattaaaggtgctcacaaatatttatgtatgaaaattttcattctagtgtttaaaatagcaaaaggaaTGGAAGCAATCTAATGTTCACTGAAAAGGAgagattaaatttattttgtatggtAGAATAAAATGCATTTGTGGGAATTTGTGCTCCCGATATTTTAAGCCTATAAATAGAGATCAAGATTCATATATAGAAAAAGAGACTAGAATGGAATACACTAAATGATAACATTGATGCTGTGAATGgttctattctttatttctttctgcattttcttaatttttcacaattatattacttaaaaaaataaaatataaaaaaaaagaatttaatgcaGCAAAGCATACAATGTTAGGAGGAAAGTTTTGTAGAGCCAGAGAGAGATGAGCTTACTCTAACACAGGGATTATCAGTTTATTGAAGGTTTTGACCAaatctccatttattttcatgCACCAGAAGCCACACACAAATCTGTAGGAGATCCCTGGGCCTGAGATGGCtggatttgttgaatgaaaagtTGTGGTCTCCCAACAGGTCTTTCCTATACACCTCCCTCCACAGTCTAGACCGTTCTATCTCCAACATTATTTGACATGGCCTTGCAAGTTAACAAGCCAATTTGGGGTGCTCTTTGTACATTCTCataaggcttttatttttctcattgttctgTAGCTATGACACCACTTGAAATGAACAATCAGACAGATGTCACTGAATTCATCTTCTTGGGATTTTCCAACCACCCCAAACTACAGGGCTTGTTTTTCCTGGTTTTCTTGCTCATTTACCTGACAACACTCCTGGGGAACATGCTCATTATAACAGCCACTAGAATCAGTCCTGCTCTCCACACTCCAATGTATTATTTCCTCAGCAACCTGAGTTTCTTGGACATCTGTTATACATCCACCACCATCCCTGTCATGCTGGTGAACTTCTTCCAGGAGAAGAAGACCATCTCATATGAGGGCTGCCTCTCCCAGATTTTCTTCCTCGTCACATGTGCTGGCACTGAATGTGTCTTATTGGCCGCTATGGCTTATGATCGCTATGTAGCCATTTGCCACCCTCTTCAATATCCCGTCCTCATGCGTGTGAAGGTCTGTATTTTTTTGGTGACTGGGTCCTGGCTGTGTGGGCTGGTGAATTCTGTGACACACACAGTGCTGGCAGCCACCCTGACTCTCTGTGGGCCCAACCAAATCAGCCACTTTCTCTGTGACATTCCTCTGCTCCTGAAGCTCTCCTGTTCAGACACCTCTCTCAATGAGTCTGTGCTTCATGTGGCCAGTGCCACCATTGGCCTGAGCCCCTGTCTGTTTACTGGAGTGTCCTACATACTCATCATTTCTTCCATTCTTAGGATTCCCTCTGCTCAGGGCAGGAGCAAGGCCTTCTCTACCTGTGCATCCCACCTCACTGTGGTGGTGGTCTTTTATGGAACAGCCAACTTTAACTATGACAGACCCAGAGAAGGTTACTCCCTAGACATGGATATTCTGGTTTCTGTGCTCTTCTGTGTTATGACTCCCATGTTGAACCCCATCATATACAGCCTGAGAAACAAGGAGGTCAAGGGTGCTCTGAGGAAGCTGGCTGCAGGGTATATGATCCCTGGCAATATTAATGTCTAGATCAATGGTCTTCAACCAGCATGAAAAATTTCCAAGATATTTTTAACATGAATAGTTTTAGAGTCTATATCCAGATCCTCAATTCCTACATACCAGTTCCCAAAATTGATCTTCTCAGgaacttctttctctcctctttttccacaGGTACTCTGTTTTCCACTTTGCAAAGTCATAATGTGTcagatattttgtatttgttctcaGCACCATCTCGATCCTTCTAAGTTCTCCCCACATCATAGGAGCTGAAATCCTTGGAAACCCTACCAgcatgtttccattttaaattctCCCAATgtaagtgcctgggtggctcagtcagttaggtgtctgactttggctcaggtcatgatctcacagttgtgggttcaagcactgtGTCGGGAtttggactgacagctcagagcctggagcctgcttcagattctgtgccctcctcccacttctctctttctctctctgccccttccccacttgtgttctccctctttttcaaaaataaataaacatttttaaaaaattaaattctgccAATGTGAGAGTCATACACAAGAGATTAGGAAAGGAATATAGAAGAAATTGTCTTCTCTGGATCTGGTGCCAGTGGCAGATGAACACTGTGGTGGCAGAAACAGACTTCTGGGTGGCATTAGCTGATGTTTACAGTCTCCTGCTGTTCTTGAGACATAAGGTCACACAAGTATGAAATGAGTATTTCTCTATAGGGAGGGTAAGAGGCTTCCATAAAGAGGGTAATATAACCTGCCTTCCCCTTTTCCCATTCTTCCAGCTTTTCCAACACATTGATCACTTATTTCCTGTGTTAAGTTCCTCTAGGTTGGAATATCTagattggtttttatttcttccacgAACACTAACTGCTGCAGCATTTTATATCAGGAATTGTTCTAGGAAACTGACCCTCAAAGATAGAAATCTGGATTGAATATCTGGTCGGATGGAGTTTAAATAATTTGATGGCATCATAAACAATGGAAAATGGGGAATCTGATCATTCATGGCATTCAATGACAAAAAGCTGCTTAAAATTATCAATAGACATTGTCTGAAATAAAATGTCTGTTAGAAACCAGGCTTTGAAATACCAAATTACTGCTACAATTGACCTTTGTAGTGGGAATGAAGACTACGAAATAGTTTACTGACTGTTATTACTGATTGCAACGGAACATTTATAGGAAGAAAATGACAGGCTCAGGCATTTAAATTCCTCACTCAAGTCAAGGTCAAACAATCAGAAAATCTTATATCTCTCTAAACTGATAAAGTGTAATTCAAagcaaaaatctcattttatggTTTGCACAATTACAAAGTAGATTGTAAATACATAATTTCTCCAAGTCTCTTACGTACCAGTTGGGACATTGACTTGGGAATGAGTGAGACTCattattaaaatgggaaaatacagtGGATTTGGATAAATCTTAGAACCTTGAATCCTTAAATCTCCTTTAACCTTCCCTCCCATCAGAAGTAGCCCCTCCTCCCCTGAGAAGACTAACCATCCCTTAGGTGAAACCCTATAATTACCTATAATTACCTCACCTGAGACAATTGTCTTACAATTCATTTCCTCTAGACTCTTAATTGAGGTCCAATTCCAGAATACCTCAGGCTAATGGCACAAGGTATAACCGAGGAGATTATAATGTTCACaccaaaaatgaaatttcaagattttaccagttttttatTGGTAAAAGCCTTGAGAATATGTATGACAACGGAGACTTAGTGTGCTAGACCAAAGAGGACAGAATATATTGCTGGataattatgaatatattcatatgGATTCATTTACCAGAAATTTTGGGTTCAATGTGTTATTTTGAGCAGATGAGAGGGGCTCCAACTGTTTCTTTGGTTGGTTAACTGAAACCTACACTCAGTAATGGACTGCATTCAATAAAATTCAGATGCCAGGATATTCCTGACATAATTCAAAAGATGGAATCCAAAgcttcagggaaataaaaatgttggaaTGGATTTATTTTACATGACACTCTTACCCTAGATCCACAAAGTATTCAAGGAGGGACCAAAGTACATTCCCTTTACCAAAATCTCCTGCAAAATGCACTGATAAAGAGAGTACCAACATCCTTGTAAAGCTTGTAGTGGCTCTCCTCTGCAGCTTGGGAATGACACTAAGAGAGGGCATCATTAAAATGGACTTCCTTATTTCAGTGGGAATGGTGGGATTCTGAAGCAGTAGCAGTCATGTGGTTTTGCAGAAATTGGAATATTTTAATCTGTAGGGATCTTTGGCAACGGCTAAATGATCACATTATCTCTAGATCTGAAATGAATGGGCATCTTACTAAAATGAAAAACCCCAAGTCCAGTAGCTAGAATCATTACTTGAATCATGACGATGGAGAGCTACCCTCACCCATTCTCAGACTTTCTGAACCAACAGATCTAATGAGTTTTGAAGAGTCTGTGGCATATGGGCTGCCATACAAAGCCCCTGAGGCACCAATAGGAGAATCACAATGCCAGTCACCTAGAATCTGGAGCAAACCCATGTTCTCTTCAGAAGATAATTCTTATCCCTTTGAGAAAAACCTCCTGGCTGCTAATGGGTCCCCAAAGAGACTGAATACCTGGCCATGGACTACAAAGCTTTTAACAATGTGATCTAAGGTATTTATATGAACTGTGTTCTCTGATCTACCAAGCTATGAACGTGGGTAAGTGAGGTAGCACCTCATCATCAAGTGGAAGTGGTATATACAATGCCAAG from Panthera leo isolate Ple1 chromosome C1, P.leo_Ple1_pat1.1, whole genome shotgun sequence encodes the following:
- the LOC122225959 gene encoding olfactory receptor 5V1-like translates to MTPLEMNNQTDVTEFIFLGFSNHPKLQGLFFLVFLLIYLTTLLGNMLIITATRISPALHTPMYYFLSNLSFLDICYTSTTIPVMLVNFFQEKKTISYEGCLSQIFFLVTCAGTECVLLAAMAYDRYVAICHPLQYPVLMRVKVCIFLVTGSWLCGLVNSVTHTVLAATLTLCGPNQISHFLCDIPLLLKLSCSDTSLNESVLHVASATIGLSPCLFTGVSYILIISSILRIPSAQGRSKAFSTCASHLTVVVVFYGTANFNYDRPREGYSLDMDILVSVLFCVMTPMLNPIIYSLRNKEVKGALRKLAAGYMIPGNINV